A region of Pyxidicoccus parkwaysis DNA encodes the following proteins:
- a CDS encoding HEAT repeat domain-containing protein yields MLRSRPALRLAALVTLLLAGSFFAWSTIRPAMPGALTAVLAQEPSRLPLSRWEPGEERTYRFAWDDLQRVELPVPTGAEGSSLTGTLHLEGELTLQALEVRADGARLRLGLKHLDRHEAVVSGQALFPDDASVQAQLPASASAWLELDARGALLAARFSESEPPMFRQFAQTLAAELFPTELRDAPEWSAAESTQTGEVEAQFRFEGDDASRLTRRRTRYQSLRAAGKVDTFQQKLSSLTQFERDPEGHLAGVSLDEVLEATRTDGRPLVSRRMRLRVVFSSREQKPLLAAGEDKPIVRAPAQIAFEGDPEVALLRSQADGMTVDAVLEALASAGDPEAIPDLGGFARRAIAALKLEPERAGELALAFRRKDARPALRELMLDLLVGAGHAQAQATLRELIQSPEAREHAAAHALMVQRAGFLEHPEPETGRMLVELRAQARTSADAGLERASSYALGAVVSHLPPDAPEVPEYLRVLEDSLARADSAEERLHALRALGNTGAEHALELTSPHLRDAEADVRAAAAEALRRSPQEVATRMLLDALEQERERAVQSALLDALDGRTLGLPELERLRGWLVAGRLAPGAESTLLNVLSHRLDGSAPVVQMLQVLSLRPGQQPATRARVLALMAQASARRDG; encoded by the coding sequence ATGCTTCGCTCGAGGCCCGCCCTCCGTCTGGCCGCGCTCGTCACCCTGCTGCTCGCGGGCTCGTTCTTCGCCTGGAGCACCATCCGCCCCGCCATGCCGGGGGCCCTCACCGCCGTCCTCGCGCAGGAGCCGTCACGGCTGCCGCTCTCCCGGTGGGAGCCGGGCGAGGAGCGCACGTACCGCTTCGCCTGGGATGACCTGCAGCGCGTGGAGCTCCCGGTGCCCACCGGCGCCGAAGGCTCGTCCCTCACCGGCACGCTGCACCTGGAGGGAGAACTGACGCTCCAGGCGCTCGAGGTCCGCGCCGATGGCGCGCGGCTGCGGCTGGGCTTGAAGCACCTGGACCGGCACGAGGCCGTCGTCTCGGGCCAGGCCCTCTTCCCGGACGACGCATCCGTGCAGGCCCAGCTTCCGGCGTCCGCCTCCGCATGGCTGGAGCTGGATGCGCGGGGCGCGCTCCTGGCCGCCCGCTTCTCCGAGTCCGAGCCGCCCATGTTCCGCCAGTTCGCGCAGACGCTGGCCGCGGAGCTCTTCCCCACCGAGCTGCGCGACGCCCCCGAGTGGAGCGCCGCGGAGTCCACTCAGACGGGCGAGGTCGAGGCGCAGTTCCGCTTCGAGGGTGACGACGCCTCGCGGCTGACGCGCCGCCGGACGCGCTACCAGTCGCTGAGGGCCGCCGGAAAGGTGGACACCTTCCAGCAGAAGCTCAGCTCGCTCACGCAGTTCGAGCGCGACCCGGAAGGCCACCTGGCCGGCGTGTCGCTCGACGAAGTCCTCGAGGCCACGCGCACCGACGGCAGGCCGCTGGTGTCGCGGCGGATGCGCCTGCGCGTGGTGTTCTCCTCGCGCGAGCAGAAGCCGCTCCTTGCCGCAGGCGAGGACAAGCCCATCGTCCGCGCGCCGGCCCAGATTGCCTTCGAGGGGGACCCCGAGGTCGCCCTGCTGCGCAGCCAGGCGGATGGCATGACGGTGGATGCGGTGCTGGAAGCCCTCGCGTCGGCCGGAGACCCGGAGGCGATTCCGGACCTGGGCGGCTTCGCCCGGAGGGCCATCGCCGCGCTCAAGCTGGAGCCGGAGCGCGCGGGCGAGCTCGCCCTGGCCTTCCGTCGCAAGGACGCACGCCCCGCGCTGCGCGAGCTCATGCTGGATTTGCTGGTGGGCGCAGGCCACGCGCAGGCGCAGGCCACGCTGCGCGAGCTGATTCAGTCGCCCGAGGCGCGCGAGCACGCGGCGGCGCACGCGCTGATGGTGCAGCGCGCGGGCTTCCTCGAGCACCCGGAACCGGAGACGGGCCGGATGCTGGTGGAGCTGCGCGCCCAGGCCCGGACGTCCGCGGATGCCGGCCTGGAGCGCGCGTCGTCCTATGCCCTGGGCGCCGTCGTGTCCCACCTCCCGCCGGACGCGCCGGAGGTGCCGGAGTACCTGCGCGTGCTGGAGGACTCGCTCGCCCGAGCCGACAGCGCCGAGGAGCGCCTGCACGCCCTTCGCGCCCTGGGCAACACCGGCGCGGAGCACGCGCTGGAGCTGACCTCCCCGCACCTGCGCGATGCCGAAGCAGACGTGCGCGCCGCCGCCGCCGAGGCCCTCCGCCGCTCGCCGCAGGAGGTGGCCACGCGCATGCTGCTGGACGCGCTGGAGCAGGAGCGCGAGCGCGCCGTCCAGTCCGCGCTGCTCGACGCGCTCGACGGGCGCACCCTCGGCCTGCCGGAGCTGGAGCGCCTGCGCGGCTGGCTCGTGGCGGGGCGGCTCGCGCCCGGCGCCGAGTCCACCCTCCTCAACGTCCTCTCGCACCGGCTGGATGGCAGCGCGCCCGTCGTCCAGATGCTGCAGGTCCTCTCACTCCGTCCCGGCCAACAGCCCGCCACGCGCGCCCGCGTGCTGGCGCTGATGGCCCAGGCCTCCGCCCGTCGCGACGGCTGA
- a CDS encoding alpha/beta hydrolase family protein: MLNRRSLLQASLGLTGGLALLRATPAHAAPRATPTASTDAEPRPWYELGLLEDPIMESQLLHFLAGTYSAQSDIGEVLDTASRITPGDDWSWPTEWVSTADRIRAMGDASNARGRRHSAGNAYLRAANYYRAALIHHPEPNHPNVVDTGRKAVDAYNKALSLLRIPATAVRIPYERTTLPGYFFRSPSAHGQAPLFVFQQGRDAWPEESKYVIDDALARGYHCLIVHAPGQGMAVREQGLAFRPDWEKVITPVINFATRISGVDSRRIALLGWSMGGALVPRAAAFEHRIKLLIPNPGVLNWGQASFDQFNMYFPDIMALLDQDPLAFDAAMAQLMEQVFLYRWYMRDAMFKHGASSPSDLLFKLRDFNNEPVVQRIRCRTLVMDGTAEAFTVGQAKQLFDALTCPKDYLLFTEEDTAQLHCQEAAQAVANHRMFDWVDEYI; this comes from the coding sequence ATGTTGAACCGTCGCTCGCTCCTCCAGGCCAGCCTTGGCCTGACGGGAGGACTCGCCCTGCTTCGCGCGACTCCGGCCCACGCCGCGCCTCGCGCGACTCCCACTGCATCAACCGATGCGGAGCCGCGCCCCTGGTATGAGCTGGGGCTGCTGGAAGACCCCATCATGGAGAGTCAGCTCCTCCATTTCCTGGCCGGGACGTACAGCGCGCAGTCGGACATCGGCGAGGTGCTCGATACCGCGAGCCGAATCACTCCGGGTGACGACTGGAGCTGGCCCACGGAGTGGGTGAGCACGGCGGACCGGATTCGCGCCATGGGCGATGCGAGCAATGCCAGGGGACGCCGGCACAGCGCTGGCAATGCCTACCTGCGGGCCGCCAATTACTACCGCGCGGCCTTGATTCACCACCCCGAGCCCAATCACCCGAACGTGGTGGACACGGGGCGCAAGGCCGTGGATGCGTACAACAAGGCGCTCTCGCTGCTGCGGATTCCGGCGACCGCCGTGCGGATTCCGTACGAGAGGACGACGCTGCCCGGCTACTTCTTCCGGAGCCCCAGCGCGCACGGCCAGGCGCCCCTGTTCGTCTTCCAGCAGGGACGTGACGCGTGGCCCGAGGAATCCAAGTATGTGATTGATGACGCGCTGGCGCGTGGCTACCACTGCCTCATCGTGCACGCGCCGGGGCAGGGCATGGCGGTGCGTGAGCAGGGGCTCGCCTTCCGGCCGGACTGGGAGAAGGTGATTACGCCTGTCATCAACTTCGCCACGCGCATCTCCGGCGTGGACTCCCGCCGAATTGCCCTGCTGGGCTGGAGCATGGGCGGGGCGCTCGTGCCGCGCGCGGCGGCGTTCGAGCATCGCATCAAGCTGCTGATTCCGAACCCGGGTGTCCTGAACTGGGGGCAGGCGTCGTTCGACCAGTTCAACATGTATTTCCCAGACATCATGGCGCTGCTGGACCAGGACCCGCTGGCGTTCGACGCGGCGATGGCGCAGCTCATGGAGCAGGTGTTCCTGTATCGCTGGTACATGCGGGACGCGATGTTCAAGCACGGCGCGAGCTCGCCGTCGGACCTGCTGTTCAAGCTGCGCGACTTCAACAACGAGCCCGTTGTCCAGCGCATCCGCTGCCGCACGCTCGTCATGGATGGCACCGCCGAGGCCTTCACCGTGGGCCAGGCGAAGCAGCTCTTCGACGCGCTGACGTGCCCCAAGGACTACCTGCTCTTCACCGAGGAGGACACGGCGCAGCTGCACTGCCAGGAAGCCGCGCAGGCCGTGGCAAACCACCGCATGTTCGATTGGGTCGATGAATACATCTGA